The proteins below are encoded in one region of Bacteroides uniformis:
- a CDS encoding glucosamine-6-phosphate deaminase, with amino-acid sequence MKTNLSSQITLNRVSPRYYRPENAFERSVLTRLEKIPTDIYESAEEGANQIALDIAQLIRDKQKAGRFCVLALAGGNSPRNVYADLVRMHQEEGLSFRNVVIFNLYEYYPLAPNAINSNFNALKEMLIDHVDIDKQNVFTPDSTIAKDAIFEYCRLYEQRIESFGGLDIALLGIGRVGNIGFNEPGSRLNSTTRLILLDNDSRNEASKMFGSIENTPISSITMGVATILSAKKIYLLAWGEEKAQKVKECVEGPVTDTIPASYLQTHNNAHVAIDLSAAANLTRIQRPWLVTSCEWNDKLIRSAIVWLCQLTGKPILKLTNKDYNENGLSELLALFGSAYNVNIKIFNDLQHTITGWPGGKPNADDTYRPERAKPYPKRVVVFSPHPDDDVISMGGTIRRLVEQKHDVHVAYETSGNIAVGDEEVIRFLHFINGFNQIFNNSEDQVINDKYTEIRKYLKEKKDGDMDTRDILTIKGLIRRGEARTACTYNNIPLDHCHFLDLPFYETGKIQKNPISEADVEIVRNLLREVKPHQIFVAGDLADPHGTHRVCTDAVFAAIDLEKEEGAKWLKECRIWMYRGAWAEWEIENIEMAVPISPEELRAKRNSILKHQSQMESAPFLGNDERLFWQRSEDRNRGTAALYDSLGLASYEAMEAFVEYIPL; translated from the coding sequence ATGAAAACCAATCTAAGCTCTCAAATCACTCTCAACAGAGTCTCCCCCAGGTACTATAGACCTGAGAATGCATTTGAACGGTCGGTATTGACCCGACTGGAAAAAATCCCGACAGATATTTATGAGTCTGCGGAAGAAGGCGCCAACCAGATTGCCCTTGACATTGCACAGTTAATCCGTGACAAGCAAAAGGCGGGACGTTTCTGTGTCTTGGCACTGGCAGGCGGTAACTCTCCGCGCAATGTATATGCAGACTTGGTACGTATGCACCAGGAAGAGGGATTAAGTTTCCGCAACGTAGTCATATTCAACCTCTACGAATATTATCCATTAGCTCCCAATGCCATCAACAGCAACTTCAACGCATTGAAGGAAATGCTGATAGACCATGTGGACATTGACAAACAGAATGTTTTCACCCCCGACAGCACCATCGCCAAAGACGCCATCTTTGAATATTGCCGTCTTTACGAGCAGCGCATTGAAAGTTTCGGTGGCTTAGACATCGCTTTGCTGGGCATTGGCCGTGTAGGTAATATAGGTTTCAATGAACCGGGTTCACGCCTGAACTCTACCACTCGTCTGATATTGCTGGACAACGACTCCCGCAATGAAGCTTCCAAGATGTTCGGTAGCATTGAAAATACCCCCATCAGCTCCATCACCATGGGAGTAGCCACCATCCTCTCGGCAAAGAAAATATATCTGCTGGCATGGGGTGAGGAGAAAGCGCAAAAGGTGAAAGAATGCGTTGAAGGTCCGGTAACAGATACTATCCCTGCATCTTATCTGCAGACTCACAACAATGCACATGTAGCTATCGACTTGTCTGCCGCCGCCAATTTGACGCGTATCCAACGCCCCTGGCTGGTAACCTCCTGCGAATGGAACGACAAGCTCATCCGCAGTGCCATCGTCTGGTTGTGCCAACTCACCGGAAAACCCATTCTGAAACTGACCAACAAGGACTACAACGAAAACGGTCTGAGCGAACTGCTGGCATTGTTCGGCTCAGCCTATAACGTGAACATTAAGATATTCAATGACCTGCAACATACCATCACCGGATGGCCGGGCGGCAAGCCGAATGCTGACGACACCTATCGTCCTGAGCGTGCAAAGCCCTATCCAAAACGTGTGGTCGTATTTTCTCCGCATCCCGATGATGACGTTATCTCCATGGGAGGCACCATCCGTCGTCTGGTAGAGCAGAAACATGACGTGCATGTGGCTTACGAAACTTCCGGTAACATTGCCGTAGGCGATGAAGAAGTTATCCGCTTCCTGCACTTCATCAACGGGTTCAACCAAATCTTCAACAACAGCGAAGACCAGGTCATCAATGACAAATATACTGAAATCCGTAAATACTTGAAGGAGAAGAAAGACGGTGACATGGATACACGCGACATCTTGACCATCAAGGGACTGATTCGCCGTGGCGAGGCACGCACTGCATGTACATACAATAATATCCCTCTGGATCACTGTCATTTCCTTGACCTGCCATTCTACGAAACGGGCAAGATACAGAAGAATCCTATCAGCGAAGCAGACGTGGAAATTGTACGCAACCTATTGCGTGAAGTGAAACCCCATCAGATTTTCGTTGCCGGCGACCTGGCCGACCCGCACGGCACACACCGTGTTTGTACGGACGCCGTATTTGCCGCCATTGACTTGGAAAAAGAAGAAGGTGCCAAATGGTTGAAGGAATGCCGCATCTGGATGTACCGCGGTGCATGGGCCGAATGGGAAATCGAAAACATCGAGATGGCTGTGCCCATCAGCCCGGAAGAACTGCGTGCCAAGCGTAACTCTATCCTGAAGCATCAATCGCAGATGGAAAGCGCACCGTTCCTGGGCAATGACGAACGTCTGTTCTGGCAACGCAGCGAGGACCGTAACCGCGGAACAGCTGCCTTGTATGACAGCCTCGGACTTGCTTCCTATGAGGCGATGGAAGCCTTTGTGGAATACATTCCGCTATAA
- a CDS encoding SIMPL domain-containing protein has protein sequence MKSWKVEAAIIAVGLLLLGIMVKGGINNFVNKDRVVSVKGLAEMEVPADKVVWPLVYKDIGNDPALLYANMEKKNAAVVSFLENNGIEKEEISIAPPEVIDMQAERYVDRNVAYRYNATSVITVTSKNVDRVRKLMSGQAELLKQGIAITGGDYKYNVSYEFTGLNEVKPRMIEEATKNARAAAEKFAKDSDSELGKIRNASQGQFSISDRDAYTPYIKSVRVVTTVNYYLKK, from the coding sequence ATGAAAAGCTGGAAAGTAGAAGCAGCCATCATAGCCGTGGGGCTGCTTTTGTTGGGAATCATGGTAAAAGGCGGTATCAACAATTTTGTGAATAAGGACCGTGTGGTCAGTGTGAAAGGGCTGGCCGAAATGGAAGTGCCTGCCGACAAGGTAGTCTGGCCTCTTGTCTACAAAGACATAGGTAATGACCCTGCACTGCTTTATGCCAATATGGAGAAGAAAAACGCTGCCGTCGTGAGTTTCCTTGAAAACAACGGTATTGAGAAGGAGGAAATCAGTATTGCACCGCCCGAAGTGATTGATATGCAGGCCGAACGTTACGTTGACCGCAACGTGGCCTATCGTTATAATGCCACGTCTGTCATCACTGTCACTTCCAAGAATGTGGATAGGGTGCGTAAGCTCATGTCGGGGCAGGCTGAACTCTTGAAGCAGGGTATTGCCATCACGGGAGGGGATTATAAATATAATGTGTCTTATGAATTCACCGGTCTCAACGAAGTGAAGCCCAGAATGATAGAGGAGGCCACGAAGAACGCTCGTGCTGCAGCCGAGAAGTTTGCCAAGGATTCGGACAGTGAACTGGGGAAAATCCGCAATGCCTCGCAAGGGCAGTTCTCCATAAGTGACCGCGATGCCTATACTCCTTATATAAAAAGCGTACGTGTAGTGACTACTGTGAACTATTATTTGAAGAAATAA
- a CDS encoding amidohydrolase, with protein sequence MRISILQTDIVWENKQENLRRLREKLETLRGTTEIVVLPETFSTGFSMDTASLAEPTTGETIATLRQWSEEYRLALAGSYIACETASEGRKPSYYNRAFFLTPEGNTYYYDKRHLFRMGHETEHFTSGNRRPIIRYRGWNILLLVCYDLRFPVWSRNTSNEYDLLIYVANWPIPRRKVWDILLQARALENISYVCGVNRIGKDGRDIPHSGGSVVYSPKGEVLATVPDNEEAIATASLNLSSLQEFRLKFPAWKDADEFVISSNNSSQ encoded by the coding sequence ATGCGAATAAGCATCTTGCAAACAGACATCGTCTGGGAAAATAAACAAGAAAATCTCCGTCGTCTCCGCGAGAAGTTAGAAACTCTTCGTGGAACAACGGAGATTGTTGTTTTACCGGAAACATTCTCCACCGGCTTCAGTATGGACACCGCCAGCTTGGCCGAACCCACAACGGGAGAAACCATCGCAACACTGCGCCAATGGTCCGAAGAGTACCGGCTTGCTCTTGCCGGCAGCTATATTGCCTGCGAAACAGCCTCGGAAGGCAGAAAGCCATCCTACTACAACCGCGCATTCTTCCTTACGCCCGAAGGCAATACTTACTATTACGACAAACGCCACCTCTTCCGGATGGGGCACGAGACAGAACATTTCACCTCCGGTAACCGGCGTCCCATCATCCGATATCGCGGCTGGAACATACTGCTGCTTGTATGCTATGACCTTCGTTTCCCGGTCTGGAGCCGCAATACGAGCAATGAATACGACCTCCTGATTTACGTCGCCAACTGGCCCATTCCCCGCCGGAAAGTCTGGGACATCCTGCTGCAAGCGCGCGCGCTGGAAAACATCAGTTATGTCTGCGGTGTCAACCGTATCGGCAAGGACGGCAGAGACATTCCACACAGCGGAGGCAGTGTGGTCTACTCTCCGAAGGGGGAAGTGCTTGCCACTGTGCCCGACAACGAAGAGGCGATTGCCACCGCCTCCCTCAACCTTTCCTCCCTGCAGGAGTTCAGGCTAAAGTTTCCCGCTTGGAAAGATGCGGACGAGTTCGTTATTTCTTCAAATAATAGTTCACAGTAG
- a CDS encoding 1-acyl-sn-glycerol-3-phosphate acyltransferase codes for MKKAFYSFIYYRLLGWKTNVTVPDYDKCVICAAPHTSNWDLFIGKLFYGAIGRKTSFMMKKEWFFFPLGLIFKAVGGIPVNRGRKSSLVDQMTEKFANSKHFHLAITPEGTRKANPNWKKGFYYIALKAQVPIMLIGIDYPSKTISSTKAVMPTGDIEKDMREIKLYFKNFKGKNPENFDLGNI; via the coding sequence ATGAAGAAAGCCTTTTATAGCTTCATTTATTATCGCCTGCTGGGCTGGAAGACAAACGTGACGGTGCCCGACTACGACAAATGTGTAATTTGTGCGGCACCCCATACTTCCAATTGGGACTTATTTATCGGTAAATTGTTTTATGGTGCCATCGGTCGCAAGACCAGTTTCATGATGAAAAAGGAATGGTTCTTTTTTCCTCTGGGACTGATATTCAAAGCCGTTGGCGGCATTCCGGTGAACCGGGGACGTAAATCTTCCTTAGTGGACCAAATGACCGAAAAGTTTGCAAACAGCAAGCATTTCCACCTGGCTATTACACCGGAAGGAACCCGTAAAGCCAATCCCAACTGGAAGAAAGGTTTTTATTACATAGCACTTAAAGCACAAGTGCCCATCATGCTTATCGGGATTGATTATCCTTCCAAGACCATCTCCTCTACCAAGGCTGTCATGCCTACCGGAGACATCGAAAAGGATATGCGCGAGATAAAACTGTACTTCAAGAACTTTAAAGGAAAAAATCCCGAAAATTTTGATTTAGGAAATATCTAA
- a CDS encoding efflux RND transporter periplasmic adaptor subunit, which produces MRQFFTKKELKLKKKRLLMMVACMAVLLAGYVILTWPKKVESEAPTVIVESAEKGDVEIYGEYVGRIRAQQFVEVRARVEGYLENMLFAEGTYVTKNQVLFVINQDQYRAKADKARAQLKKDEAQALKAKRDLERIRPLYAQNAASQLDLDNAQAAYETAEASVAMSQADLDQAELELGYTLVRSPLSGHISERNVDLGTLVGPGGKSLLATVVKSDTVLVDFSMTALDYLKSKERNIDIGRQDSTRSWQPNITITLADNTVYPYKGYVDFAEPQVDPQTGTFSVRAEMPNPNKVLLPGQFTKVKLLLDVREGAVAVPQKAVTIEKGGAYIFVMRRDSTVEKRFIELGPEFGNNWVVERGLVAGEQIVTEGFHKLTPGMKVRAQAAVPKKEEEQTSDSLNKQVVSETKQTTPAENKSKDNNPSK; this is translated from the coding sequence ATGAGACAGTTTTTTACGAAAAAAGAATTGAAACTAAAGAAGAAGAGGTTGCTGATGATGGTTGCCTGCATGGCGGTATTGTTGGCAGGTTACGTTATTCTGACTTGGCCTAAGAAGGTGGAATCGGAAGCTCCTACCGTGATTGTGGAATCTGCGGAAAAAGGAGATGTGGAGATATATGGCGAGTACGTGGGACGTATTCGCGCTCAGCAGTTTGTAGAGGTACGTGCGCGTGTGGAAGGGTATTTGGAGAATATGCTTTTCGCAGAAGGAACATATGTCACCAAGAACCAGGTACTTTTTGTGATAAACCAGGACCAGTATAGGGCAAAGGCTGACAAAGCTCGTGCACAGTTAAAGAAGGATGAAGCGCAGGCATTGAAGGCAAAGCGCGATTTGGAGCGTATCCGCCCCCTCTATGCGCAGAACGCTGCCAGCCAGCTGGATTTGGACAATGCCCAGGCTGCTTACGAGACTGCAGAAGCCTCAGTAGCGATGAGCCAGGCCGATTTGGACCAGGCTGAATTGGAATTGGGATATACGTTGGTCCGTTCTCCGCTATCGGGACATATCAGTGAAAGAAATGTGGATTTGGGAACATTGGTCGGACCGGGAGGCAAGTCCTTGCTGGCTACGGTTGTGAAAAGTGATACGGTTCTGGTAGATTTCAGCATGACGGCATTGGATTACCTGAAAAGCAAGGAACGGAATATCGATATAGGGCGTCAGGACTCTACACGTTCCTGGCAGCCGAACATTACGATTACTTTGGCGGATAATACCGTCTATCCTTATAAGGGCTATGTGGATTTTGCCGAACCTCAGGTGGACCCTCAGACCGGAACATTCTCCGTGCGTGCCGAAATGCCGAACCCTAACAAAGTGTTGTTACCGGGGCAGTTTACAAAGGTTAAGCTATTGCTGGATGTACGTGAGGGTGCTGTCGCCGTTCCTCAAAAGGCGGTTACCATTGAGAAAGGTGGTGCATATATTTTTGTGATGCGCCGGGACTCTACGGTTGAAAAGCGTTTCATTGAACTGGGACCTGAATTTGGCAACAATTGGGTGGTTGAGCGTGGTCTGGTTGCCGGAGAACAAATTGTGACTGAAGGTTTCCACAAGCTGACTCCGGGTATGAAAGTACGTGCCCAGGCTGCCGTTCCTAAAAAGGAGGAAGAGCAGACGAGTGATTCTCTGAACAAGCAGGTTGTTTCCGAAACGAAGCAGACTACTCCGGCTGAGAATAAATCAAAGGACAACAACCCTTCAAAGTAA
- a CDS encoding efflux RND transporter permease subunit yields the protein MKVSFFIDRPVFSAVISIVIVIVGIIGLTMLPVDQYPQITPPVVKISASYPGASALTVSQAVATPIEQEINGTPGMLYMESNSSNSGGFSATVTFDVSADPDLAAVEIQNRVKLAESRLPAEVIQNGISVEKQAPSQLMTICLTSSDPKFDEIYLSNFATINVLDLLRRIPGVGRVSNIGSRYYAMQIWALPDKLANFGLTVQDLQNALKDQNRESAAGVLGQQPVKGLDITIPITTQGRLSSAKQFEDIVVRANANGSIIRLRDVARVSLEASSYSTESGINGENAAVLGIYMLPGANAMEVAKSVKAAMEEISANFPEGMSYEIPFDMTTYISESIHEVYKTLFEALILVVLVVFLSLQSWRATVIPIVAVPISLIGTFGFMLIFGFSLNILTLLGLILAIGIVVDDAIVVVENVEHLMETEKLSPYEATKKAMNGLASALIATSLVLCAVFVPVSFLSGITGQLYRQFTITIAVSVLLSTVVALTLSPVMCSLILKPDSGKKKNIVFRKINEWLNLGNHKYVAVINRVIRNPRRLMSAFGLVLVAIFIIHRLVPTSFLPVEDQGYFKIELELPEGATLERTRVVTDRAVQYLEKNPYVAYVQNVTGSSPRVGSNQARSELTVILKPWEERKGISIDKIMENVEKDLKEYPECKVYLSTPPVIPGLGTSGGFEMQLEARGEATFDNLVQAADTLMYYAQKHKELTGLSSSLQSEIPQLYFDVDRDKVKMLGVPLADVFSTMKAYTGSVYVNDFNMFNRIYKVYIQAEAPYREHKDNINLFFVKAKDGVMVPLTSLGNASYTTGPGSIKRFNMFTTAVIRGSAAQGYSSGQAMEIMEQIARNHLPDNIGLEWSGLSYQEKKAGGQTGLVLTLVFLFVFLFLAAQYESWTVPIAVLLSLPVAALGAYLGVVICGLENDIYFQIGLVMLVGLAAKNAILIVEFAKVQVDKGGDLIQSAIHAAQLRFRPILMTSLAFVLGMLPMVLASGPGSASRQAIGTGVFFGMIFAIVFGIVLVPFFFVLVYKTKAKVQHKIKKD from the coding sequence ATGAAAGTAAGTTTCTTTATAGACCGCCCGGTATTCTCGGCGGTGATATCGATTGTGATTGTAATTGTCGGTATCATTGGCCTGACCATGCTGCCGGTAGACCAATATCCGCAGATAACGCCTCCCGTAGTGAAAATCAGTGCTTCCTATCCGGGAGCCAGTGCATTGACTGTTTCGCAGGCGGTGGCAACCCCTATCGAGCAAGAGATAAACGGTACTCCCGGTATGCTGTACATGGAGTCCAACAGTTCTAATTCCGGAGGATTTTCAGCTACGGTCACTTTCGACGTGTCTGCCGACCCGGATTTGGCTGCCGTAGAAATACAGAACCGTGTGAAACTGGCGGAGAGCCGTTTGCCAGCCGAAGTGATTCAGAACGGTATTTCTGTGGAAAAGCAGGCTCCCAGCCAATTGATGACTATCTGTCTGACTTCCAGTGACCCGAAGTTCGACGAAATTTATTTGAGTAACTTTGCTACTATCAATGTACTCGACTTGTTGCGCCGTATCCCCGGTGTGGGACGTGTTTCCAACATCGGTAGCCGCTACTATGCCATGCAGATATGGGCGTTGCCCGACAAACTTGCCAACTTCGGACTGACGGTGCAGGATTTGCAGAATGCCCTGAAGGACCAGAACCGTGAGTCTGCTGCGGGTGTTTTGGGACAACAGCCGGTGAAGGGACTCGACATTACTATCCCTATCACTACCCAGGGACGCTTAAGTTCGGCAAAGCAGTTTGAGGACATTGTGGTCCGTGCCAATGCCAACGGTTCCATTATCCGTCTGCGCGATGTGGCGCGTGTTTCATTGGAAGCATCTTCATATAGCACGGAGAGTGGCATCAACGGTGAGAATGCTGCCGTTCTCGGTATCTATATGCTTCCCGGGGCCAATGCAATGGAAGTTGCAAAGAGCGTAAAGGCTGCTATGGAGGAAATCAGTGCAAATTTCCCTGAGGGGATGAGTTATGAGATTCCCTTCGACATGACGACTTATATTTCCGAATCCATTCACGAAGTGTACAAGACGTTGTTCGAAGCGCTGATTCTGGTGGTGCTGGTTGTATTTCTATCCTTGCAAAGTTGGCGTGCGACGGTGATACCGATTGTTGCGGTACCTATTTCCCTGATTGGTACCTTCGGTTTCATGCTTATTTTCGGTTTCTCTCTGAACATACTGACTTTGCTTGGATTGATTCTCGCCATCGGTATTGTGGTGGATGATGCCATTGTGGTGGTGGAGAATGTAGAACATCTTATGGAGACGGAGAAATTGAGCCCGTATGAAGCTACCAAAAAGGCGATGAACGGATTGGCAAGTGCCTTGATTGCCACATCGTTGGTGCTCTGTGCCGTGTTTGTGCCGGTAAGTTTCTTGAGCGGAATCACCGGACAGTTATACCGTCAGTTTACCATTACTATCGCCGTTTCCGTATTGCTTTCTACGGTAGTGGCCCTGACGCTTAGTCCCGTCATGTGTTCGCTCATATTGAAGCCCGACAGTGGAAAGAAAAAGAACATAGTTTTCCGCAAAATCAATGAATGGCTGAACTTGGGCAATCACAAATACGTGGCTGTCATTAACCGGGTCATCAGGAATCCCCGCCGCTTGATGAGTGCGTTCGGCCTGGTACTGGTTGCCATTTTCATTATCCACCGGTTGGTGCCTACCAGCTTCCTGCCGGTAGAAGACCAGGGCTATTTTAAGATAGAGTTGGAGTTGCCGGAAGGTGCTACTTTGGAGCGAACCCGTGTGGTGACCGACCGTGCCGTGCAATACTTGGAGAAGAATCCCTATGTGGCCTATGTGCAGAACGTGACGGGTAGCAGCCCCCGTGTGGGTAGCAACCAGGCACGCAGTGAGCTGACGGTTATTCTGAAACCGTGGGAAGAGCGTAAGGGGATTTCCATCGATAAGATAATGGAGAATGTGGAGAAGGATTTGAAGGAATATCCCGAATGCAAGGTCTATCTTTCCACGCCTCCGGTCATTCCGGGATTGGGTACCTCGGGAGGTTTCGAAATGCAGCTTGAGGCGCGTGGAGAGGCGACGTTTGACAACTTGGTGCAGGCGGCAGATACGCTGATGTATTATGCCCAGAAGCATAAGGAGCTGACGGGGCTTTCATCATCCTTGCAGTCTGAAATACCGCAACTTTATTTTGATGTGGACCGTGATAAGGTGAAAATGCTGGGTGTGCCCCTGGCGGATGTATTCTCTACCATGAAGGCCTATACCGGTTCAGTATATGTGAATGACTTCAATATGTTCAACCGTATATATAAGGTGTATATCCAGGCCGAGGCTCCTTATCGTGAGCATAAGGACAATATCAACTTGTTCTTTGTAAAGGCAAAGGACGGAGTGATGGTGCCGCTTACTTCCTTGGGAAATGCCTCTTATACCACCGGTCCGGGCAGTATCAAGCGTTTCAATATGTTTACCACTGCCGTCATCCGCGGTTCTGCGGCACAAGGCTACAGTTCCGGCCAGGCAATGGAGATTATGGAGCAGATTGCACGTAACCACTTGCCGGACAATATCGGTCTGGAGTGGAGTGGCCTTTCCTATCAGGAAAAGAAGGCGGGAGGACAGACGGGTCTTGTGCTTACGCTGGTATTCCTTTTCGTATTCCTCTTTTTGGCTGCGCAATATGAAAGTTGGACGGTGCCTATCGCTGTATTGCTTTCACTGCCGGTTGCCGCTTTGGGTGCCTATCTGGGCGTTGTGATATGCGGATTGGAGAATGATATTTATTTCCAAATCGGCTTGGTGATGCTGGTGGGGCTTGCGGCAAAGAATGCCATTTTGATTGTGGAGTTTGCCAAGGTGCAGGTTGACAAGGGAGGAGACTTGATACAGTCTGCCATCCATGCTGCCCAACTCCGTTTCCGGCCTATCCTGATGACTTCCCTCGCCTTTGTATTGGGAATGCTTCCTATGGTGTTGGCAAGCGGACCGGGCTCGGCGAGCCGTCAGGCCATCGGTACGGGTGTTTTCTTCGGAATGATATTTGCCATTGTATTCGGTATTGTGCTTGTACCGTTCTTCTTTGTCCTGGTATACAAGACAAAAGCCAAAGTGCAGCATAAGATTAAGAAAGACTGA
- a CDS encoding efflux transporter outer membrane subunit, giving the protein MKRKNIYIILLLSMFALTSCKVGKSYVRPEMALPDSLAQQQDSMSIADEQWQAVYTDSTLRALIDRALEYNKDMLIAASRVKEMAAQKRISVANLLPQLTGKVEAEREVENYGGHSRDVGNTYEAKALLSWELDLWGNLRWKKVAAVAEYLQSVEAQRALRMTIVAEVAQAYYELVALDTELEIVRQTQKAREEGVRLARIRFEGGLTSETSYQQAQVELARTATLVPDLERRISLKENDISFLVGEFPTRIKRVNFLQELDVPESLPVGLPSDLLERRPDVRVAEQQLRAEHARVKVAYTNMFPRLALTGQFGLESDVLSNFLESPYSLLNGAVLAPLFGWGKNRAALNAQKASFEAEVHSYEKTVLNAFKEAKNAIVDFNKIKEVYQLRAKLERSAKGYVDLAQLQYINGVINYMDVLDAQRGYFDAQIGVSNAIRDELIAMVNVYKALGGGWQTE; this is encoded by the coding sequence ATGAAAAGAAAGAACATATATATTATTTTGTTGCTGAGTATGTTTGCCCTTACCTCATGCAAGGTGGGCAAGAGCTATGTGCGTCCGGAGATGGCATTGCCGGATAGCCTGGCACAGCAGCAGGATAGCATGAGCATAGCCGATGAACAGTGGCAGGCGGTTTATACGGACAGCACGCTGCGTGCTTTGATAGACCGTGCTCTGGAATATAACAAAGACATGCTGATTGCAGCTTCCCGTGTCAAGGAGATGGCTGCCCAAAAACGTATCAGTGTTGCCAACCTTCTGCCGCAGCTCACCGGAAAGGTGGAGGCTGAGCGCGAGGTGGAGAATTACGGTGGTCATAGCCGTGATGTAGGCAATACTTACGAAGCCAAGGCGTTGCTCTCTTGGGAACTGGACCTTTGGGGAAACTTGAGATGGAAGAAAGTGGCTGCTGTGGCCGAATATTTGCAAAGTGTGGAGGCGCAGCGTGCGTTGCGCATGACCATCGTTGCCGAAGTGGCGCAGGCTTATTATGAGCTGGTAGCCCTTGATACGGAACTGGAGATTGTGCGCCAGACACAAAAGGCGCGTGAAGAGGGAGTGCGCTTGGCGCGTATCCGTTTTGAAGGAGGGCTGACCTCGGAGACCTCTTATCAACAGGCTCAAGTGGAGTTGGCTCGTACGGCTACTCTTGTTCCGGATTTGGAACGCCGTATCTCTCTGAAAGAAAATGATATATCCTTCCTTGTGGGGGAATTCCCTACCCGTATCAAGCGTGTCAATTTTCTGCAGGAACTGGATGTGCCGGAGTCCTTACCGGTAGGTCTGCCTTCCGATTTGTTGGAACGTCGCCCCGATGTCCGTGTGGCGGAGCAGCAGTTGAGGGCTGAACATGCCAGAGTGAAAGTTGCTTATACCAATATGTTCCCCCGTTTGGCCCTGACCGGACAATTTGGATTGGAAAGTGATGTGTTATCCAATTTCCTGGAATCTCCCTATTCCTTATTGAATGGGGCAGTCTTGGCACCACTTTTCGGTTGGGGAAAGAACCGTGCTGCATTGAATGCACAGAAGGCTTCTTTTGAAGCCGAAGTGCATAGCTATGAAAAGACAGTGCTGAATGCTTTTAAGGAAGCGAAGAATGCCATTGTAGATTTCAATAAGATAAAGGAGGTCTACCAACTGCGTGCCAAACTTGAACGTTCTGCCAAGGGATATGTGGATTTGGCACAGTTGCAATACATCAACGGCGTCATCAATTATATGGATGTGCTCGATGCCCAGCGTGGTTATTTCGATGCCCAAATAGGGGTGAGCAATGCCATCCGCGACGAACTTATTGCCATGGTAAATGTCTATAAGGCATTGGGGGGTGGCTGGCAAACCGAATGA